In Caldilineales bacterium, the following proteins share a genomic window:
- the dnaN gene encoding DNA polymerase III subunit beta, whose amino-acid sequence MRISVLQENLAKGLAIVARAVATRSTLPVLSNILLETDQSQLKLSAMNMEIGINCWIGAMIEEEGAITVPARLLSDFVASLPKERIDMELNVRTQTLHLRCARNEANIKGIDASEFPIIPTYRRETGLPATELPPDKFRRMIDQVAFAAASDESRPTLTGVYTRLDGERLRLVATDGFRLAVRSTLLEEPAPAAVGVIVPARALTELSRILGAVELGEDDGVQVTITEARNQIMFHLPGVDLVSQLIEANFPDYNKIVPSTYNTRVVVNTAEFLKAMRLSYLFARDAANIVRLSVVPGDPGKIVLTATSNEMGDNEAEVDALVEGESVQAAFNAKFMIDVLSVVETPEVVFEVISASRPGVVRPVGAGEEEYVHVIMPMSPK is encoded by the coding sequence GTGCGCATTTCCGTTTTGCAAGAAAACCTGGCGAAAGGACTCGCCATCGTCGCCCGTGCCGTGGCCACACGCAGCACCTTGCCGGTATTGAGCAACATTCTGCTCGAAACCGATCAATCGCAGCTCAAACTCTCGGCCATGAATATGGAGATCGGGATCAACTGTTGGATCGGGGCGATGATCGAGGAGGAGGGTGCGATTACGGTGCCGGCGCGCTTGCTCAGCGATTTCGTCGCTTCACTCCCCAAAGAGCGGATCGATATGGAACTGAATGTGCGCACACAGACGCTGCACCTGCGCTGCGCCCGCAACGAGGCCAACATCAAGGGCATCGACGCCTCCGAATTCCCGATCATCCCCACCTATCGCCGCGAGACCGGCCTCCCGGCCACGGAACTGCCGCCCGACAAGTTCCGGCGCATGATCGACCAGGTGGCCTTTGCCGCCGCCAGCGACGAAAGCCGCCCCACCCTGACCGGCGTCTACACCCGGCTGGATGGCGAGAGGCTGCGGCTGGTGGCCACCGACGGCTTCCGGCTGGCCGTGCGCTCTACCCTGCTGGAAGAGCCGGCGCCGGCGGCCGTGGGGGTGATCGTGCCGGCGCGAGCCTTGACCGAGCTTTCGCGCATCCTCGGCGCTGTCGAATTGGGCGAGGACGACGGCGTGCAGGTGACGATCACCGAGGCGCGCAACCAGATCATGTTCCATCTGCCCGGCGTCGACCTGGTCAGCCAACTGATCGAGGCGAACTTCCCCGACTACAACAAGATCGTCCCCTCCACCTATAACACCCGCGTCGTCGTCAACACGGCTGAGTTCCTCAAGGCCATGCGGCTGTCGTATCTCTTCGCCCGCGATGCCGCCAACATCGTGCGGCTGAGCGTCGTTCCCGGCGATCCGGGCAAGATCGTCCTCACAGCCACCAGCAACGAGATGGGCGACAACGAAGCCGAGGTCGATGCCCTGGTGGAGGGCGAGTCGGTGCAGGCGGCCTTCAACGCCAAGTTCATGATCGACGTCCTCTCGGTCGTGGAGACGCCCGAAGTCGTCTTCGAGGTCATCTCGGCCTCGCGCCCGGGCGTTGTCCGGCCAGTGGGGGCCGGCGAGGAAGAGTACGTGCATGTGATCATGCCGATGAGCCCCAAATGA
- a CDS encoding Gmad2 immunoglobulin-like domain-containing protein, protein MRRTFLRGLLAVLLAAALGACVSSLPVGSPAPTVEAPAAPPAVEPATPAAITSTQVSTLTMPLVQSGEAITATQTITGPAPAPPTESPPPALPTSVLTPGAVRDIALDYVRGAYRLTLPANADFIPATVELGAELVQATAGFATGPWQLVVGAPYLVASRMVSPVLLANAGNDTRWWGEVGDDGIVVTVVSARMPRPRSQQADGWVGRVVKLPPGAPFDDYFAGEGGNQHGIDSNRADVLTLLESLTAYQGRVRVFGELRFAAPDYNGRRLLARRIDLLDPPPLDATDSAATPGGQPAPALPSPAPGASPANAFGPTGALFSPLPRTALSERVQVAGEVEGAFENKVIVRVETEAGEVLGAVAVVVDAAEMGDKGGFAVELPFQDPPAAASGRVAIYSENPADGSLSLLAWVNVALAGPTAGKSASITAPAPGTQLEGSVQVAGTAMGMKDETILVRVEDLAGTVLGQARSRVSAAAAEAEGAWQVRFSLRKPRTARPGRIAVYRLDPADDSTTLLATVEVMLAR, encoded by the coding sequence ATGCGACGCACTTTCTTGCGCGGCCTGTTGGCTGTCCTGTTGGCGGCGGCGCTGGGCGCCTGCGTCAGCTCGCTGCCCGTTGGATCACCGGCGCCCACCGTCGAGGCTCCTGCCGCGCCCCCCGCCGTCGAGCCGGCGACGCCAGCCGCCATCACCTCCACCCAGGTTTCGACCCTGACGATGCCGTTGGTGCAGAGCGGCGAGGCGATCACTGCCACCCAGACCATCACCGGGCCGGCCCCCGCCCCGCCTACCGAGTCGCCCCCGCCCGCCCTCCCCACCAGCGTCCTCACACCCGGCGCCGTGCGTGATATCGCCCTCGACTATGTGCGGGGCGCCTACCGGCTGACGCTGCCGGCCAACGCCGATTTCATCCCCGCCACCGTCGAGCTGGGGGCCGAGCTGGTGCAGGCCACGGCCGGCTTTGCCACCGGCCCCTGGCAACTCGTTGTCGGCGCCCCCTACCTGGTCGCCAGTCGCATGGTCAGTCCCGTCCTCCTGGCCAATGCCGGCAATGACACGCGTTGGTGGGGTGAGGTGGGAGACGATGGCATCGTCGTCACCGTGGTTTCGGCCCGGATGCCGCGCCCGCGCTCGCAGCAGGCTGACGGTTGGGTGGGGCGTGTCGTCAAGTTGCCGCCGGGGGCGCCGTTCGATGACTACTTCGCCGGCGAGGGGGGCAACCAACACGGCATCGACAGCAACCGGGCCGACGTGCTGACCTTGTTGGAGAGTTTGACCGCTTATCAGGGGCGGGTGCGCGTGTTTGGCGAATTGCGTTTTGCCGCGCCCGACTACAACGGCCGGCGTCTGCTGGCCCGTCGCATCGACCTGCTCGATCCGCCGCCTCTGGATGCCACGGACTCGGCCGCCACCCCAGGCGGCCAACCGGCCCCGGCCCTGCCTTCTCCCGCGCCCGGTGCATCCCCAGCCAACGCCTTTGGCCCCACGGGTGCGCTCTTCAGCCCGCTGCCCCGCACCGCCCTGAGCGAGCGAGTGCAAGTGGCGGGCGAGGTCGAGGGCGCGTTCGAGAACAAGGTGATCGTGCGGGTAGAGACCGAGGCCGGAGAGGTCTTGGGCGCGGTGGCGGTGGTCGTAGATGCCGCCGAAATGGGCGACAAAGGCGGTTTCGCCGTCGAACTTCCCTTCCAGGACCCGCCTGCGGCTGCATCCGGGCGGGTGGCCATCTACAGCGAGAATCCGGCCGATGGCAGCCTGAGCCTGCTGGCCTGGGTGAATGTGGCCCTGGCCGGGCCAACCGCGGGCAAGAGCGCCAGCATCACCGCCCCGGCGCCGGGGACGCAGCTCGAAGGCTCAGTGCAGGTAGCCGGCACGGCGATGGGTATGAAGGACGAGACCATCCTGGTGCGGGTCGAGGACCTGGCAGGGACGGTCTTGGGTCAGGCGCGCAGCCGGGTGAGCGCGGCCGCTGCCGAGGCGGAGGGCGCCTGGCAGGTGAGGTTCAGCCTGCGCAAGCCCCGCACGGCCCGCCCTGGCCGCATTGCCGTCTACCGTCTCGACCCGGCCGACGACAGCACGACGCTGTTGGCGACGGTGGAGGTGATGTTGGCGAGATAG
- a CDS encoding ATP-binding protein, translating into MAQFIGRERELAALEEMWARPNAQFLVTYGRRRTGKTALLLRFAQGKPYLYWPASQSSATYLLRSFSQALWNHANPSLPAAADFTFGHWEQAVRFAGELATRDRLLLIIDEFPYLTRADPSLPSLLQNAWDHQLKEKSLFLAITGSHIGMMENTVLSYRAPLYGRATGVLQVKPMSLADARQFLPAYSTTQAMEAYAILGGIPAYLEQFDDSRPLEHNIRTRILSLTSFFLIDPLYLLNEALHEPRNYHAICAAIGVGARRPSEIASMTGLERTNLPKYLNTLQTLGFLERRLPVSWREGTDGRGIYVIKDHYLRFYFRFLQPYLADLERGNLVGVMSRITSQLPTYVGRSLFEELCQEWVLNKGLRGELPFRPARVGAYWDDKVEIDVTSVSPGERALLVGEAKYTASPVGEDVLEGLRAKTQALGVPAGWQVHEAIFSRSGFTASLQARAAQERVILVDLDQVASG; encoded by the coding sequence ATGGCACAGTTTATCGGTCGTGAACGGGAGTTGGCGGCTTTGGAAGAGATGTGGGCGCGTCCAAACGCCCAATTCCTCGTCACCTATGGTCGCCGGCGCACAGGCAAGACCGCCCTGCTTCTACGTTTTGCCCAGGGGAAGCCCTATCTCTACTGGCCGGCCAGCCAGAGTTCGGCAACCTATCTGTTGCGCAGTTTCTCGCAGGCGCTCTGGAATCATGCCAATCCCTCCCTACCGGCGGCGGCTGATTTCACTTTTGGTCATTGGGAACAGGCCGTGCGCTTCGCCGGGGAACTGGCGACTCGCGACCGGCTTCTTCTCATCATCGATGAGTTCCCCTACCTGACTCGCGCGGATCCCAGCCTGCCTTCCCTACTCCAGAATGCCTGGGATCATCAGCTCAAAGAGAAGTCGCTTTTCCTGGCCATCACTGGCAGCCACATCGGCATGATGGAGAACACCGTGCTGTCCTATCGGGCGCCACTTTATGGCCGGGCGACAGGCGTTTTGCAGGTAAAGCCCATGTCCCTTGCCGACGCCCGCCAATTCTTGCCCGCCTATAGCACGACGCAGGCAATGGAAGCCTACGCCATCCTTGGCGGCATCCCGGCCTATCTGGAACAGTTCGACGACAGCCGGCCGCTGGAACATAACATCCGCACGCGCATCCTGAGCCTGACCAGCTTCTTCTTGATCGATCCGCTTTACCTGCTGAACGAGGCGCTGCACGAGCCGCGCAACTATCATGCCATTTGCGCTGCGATTGGGGTCGGGGCAAGACGCCCATCGGAGATCGCCAGCATGACTGGCCTGGAGCGCACCAACCTGCCCAAATACCTCAACACCCTGCAAACTCTGGGCTTTTTGGAACGGCGCCTGCCGGTGAGCTGGCGAGAGGGAACGGATGGGCGAGGCATCTATGTGATCAAGGATCACTATCTGCGCTTCTACTTCCGCTTCCTCCAGCCCTACCTGGCCGACCTGGAGCGTGGCAACCTGGTTGGGGTCATGAGCCGGATTACGAGCCAATTGCCGACCTATGTGGGTCGCTCACTGTTCGAGGAATTGTGCCAGGAATGGGTTCTGAACAAAGGCTTGCGAGGCGAGTTGCCTTTCCGTCCGGCCAGAGTGGGCGCCTATTGGGATGACAAGGTAGAGATCGATGTAACATCTGTCAGCCCTGGCGAGCGCGCTCTCCTGGTGGGTGAAGCCAAGTACACCGCGTCGCCTGTTGGAGAGGACGTTCTGGAGGGTTTGCGGGCCAAAACGCAGGCATTGGGCGTTCCCGCAGGCTGGCAGGTGCACGAGGCGATCTTCTCCCGATCAGGCTTCACTGCCAGCCTTCAAGCGCGCGCCGCCCAAGAGAGGGTGATCCTCGTGGATTTGGATCAGGTGGCGTCTGGCTGA
- the dnaA gene encoding chromosomal replication initiator protein DnaA: MDLAQRPEIIWQAVLGELQLSLQRPVFDNWLRDTQALAYEDGCFIIAAKSAFAQAWLEQRMKGMLKQRLQRLCGRSVDLRVVVRPDPAPAPDQSADEPPLLQPQTDAGRYRSPAPVSASSLNAAMTFDSFIVGSGNHFAYAAAQAVGQEPGNRYNPLFLYGGVGLGKTHLLHAIGNHAARAGYASRYVTAETFTNDLIEAIRTKSNVAFRQQYREVDILLIDDVQFIEGKPSTQTEVFHTFNTLYATNKQLVIASDRPPQSFPQFDDRLRSRFAGGLTIDLQPPDLELRIAILRDKAFGMGVTVADDVLRYIAEQNRSNVRELQGALNRVVAFARLVHRPIDLSLAQETLSETEVCLNRDPQSVLQAVASEFRVALVELTGPRRSHNVVVPRQAAMYLMREVCQLSFPQIGDFLGGRDHTTAMHGCEKMAQRLDEDAELRGRVERVRLRLRQ, from the coding sequence ATGGATCTCGCTCAGCGTCCAGAAATCATTTGGCAAGCCGTGTTGGGTGAACTGCAACTTTCTCTGCAACGACCCGTTTTCGACAACTGGCTGCGCGATACGCAGGCGCTTGCCTACGAGGATGGCTGCTTCATCATCGCCGCCAAGAGTGCCTTTGCCCAGGCCTGGCTTGAGCAACGCATGAAGGGCATGCTCAAGCAACGTTTGCAGCGTCTGTGCGGTCGTTCGGTCGATCTGCGCGTCGTGGTTCGTCCCGACCCCGCGCCCGCGCCCGACCAAAGCGCGGACGAGCCGCCGCTGTTGCAGCCGCAGACCGACGCCGGCCGCTACCGCAGTCCTGCGCCCGTGTCTGCTTCTTCGCTCAACGCCGCCATGACCTTCGACAGCTTCATCGTCGGCAGCGGCAATCATTTTGCCTATGCCGCCGCCCAGGCCGTCGGACAGGAACCCGGTAATCGCTACAACCCACTTTTTCTCTACGGTGGCGTGGGGCTGGGCAAGACCCACCTGCTTCACGCCATCGGCAATCACGCCGCTCGTGCGGGCTATGCCTCTCGCTATGTCACGGCCGAAACATTTACCAACGACCTGATCGAAGCGATACGCACCAAATCAAATGTTGCCTTTCGGCAACAGTACCGCGAGGTCGATATCCTCCTGATCGATGACGTTCAGTTCATCGAAGGCAAACCAAGCACTCAAACCGAAGTCTTTCATACCTTCAACACCCTCTACGCCACCAACAAACAGCTGGTCATCGCCAGCGATCGACCGCCGCAATCCTTCCCACAGTTCGACGACCGCTTGCGCTCCCGTTTTGCCGGCGGGCTGACGATCGATCTGCAGCCGCCCGATCTGGAGCTTCGCATTGCCATTTTGCGCGACAAGGCGTTTGGGATGGGAGTGACCGTGGCCGACGATGTCCTCCGCTACATCGCCGAGCAGAACCGCAGCAATGTGCGCGAGTTACAGGGCGCCCTCAACCGCGTCGTCGCCTTCGCCCGCCTGGTGCACCGGCCCATCGATCTCTCGCTGGCGCAAGAGACGTTGAGCGAGACCGAGGTCTGTCTCAATCGCGATCCACAGTCGGTTTTGCAGGCAGTGGCGAGTGAGTTTCGCGTGGCGCTGGTCGAGCTGACCGGCCCGCGGCGCTCGCACAACGTCGTCGTGCCCCGCCAGGCGGCGATGTACCTGATGCGCGAGGTCTGCCAGCTCTCGTTCCCCCAGATCGGCGACTTTCTGGGCGGACGCGACCACACGACCGCCATGCACGGCTGCGAGAAGATGGCGCAGCGCCTGGACGAAGACGCCGAACTGCGGGGCCGCGTCGAGCGCGTGCGGCTGCGCCTGCGACAATAG
- a CDS encoding potassium/proton antiporter, whose protein sequence is MNEYVVIGASVLLLISVLVSKISDRFGVPALLLFLVLGMLAGSDGFGDIYFDDPALAQYIGIIALVLILFSGGLDTEWKEVRPVLKEGLLLSTLGVLITAVVVGLFAIILLDFSFLEGMLLGSIVSSTDAAAVFSVLRSQGIGLKGKLKPLLELESGSNDPMAIFLTIGLIQLITLPDSSVLDLIGLFIQQMLVGAIVGYAMGRVMSFLINRSKLGYEGLYPVLTLSLVFLTFGLADLVGGSGFLAVYLAAIVLGQQDFLHHKSLLRFHDGLAWIMQITMFLTLGLLVFPSRLVPIVGVGLLIAGCLMLIARPISVFVSLFSSALDLREKIFISWVGLRGAAPIILATFPLLAQVQQANLIFNVVFFVVLTSILLQGTSLPRMARWLRVDAPIVPKRVYPIEYVPVGGWKSELKEISVPVDSGMSGKAIFQLGLPENFLVVLIARDNDFVLPNGGTFLQDNDTLLVLSDKGSFDSVVEKFEL, encoded by the coding sequence ATGAACGAATATGTAGTGATCGGCGCTTCCGTCTTATTGCTGATAAGTGTGCTTGTTAGCAAAATATCCGATCGTTTTGGGGTCCCCGCCCTCCTACTTTTTCTCGTCTTGGGAATGTTGGCCGGGTCCGATGGTTTTGGCGATATCTATTTTGATGACCCTGCACTTGCGCAATACATAGGGATTATTGCCTTAGTCCTAATCCTATTCTCAGGTGGGCTTGATACAGAATGGAAGGAAGTTCGCCCTGTTCTCAAGGAGGGTTTGCTTCTATCTACTTTGGGAGTTCTCATTACCGCAGTAGTAGTTGGGCTTTTCGCAATAATACTTCTTGATTTTTCCTTCCTCGAAGGCATGCTACTTGGCTCGATAGTTTCATCTACCGATGCAGCGGCTGTATTTTCGGTCCTACGCTCGCAAGGCATCGGTCTCAAGGGGAAACTCAAACCATTGCTCGAACTTGAGTCAGGTAGCAATGACCCAATGGCGATATTTCTTACCATCGGCCTGATACAGTTGATCACACTGCCGGATTCATCTGTATTAGATCTTATCGGCTTGTTCATCCAACAAATGCTCGTAGGCGCGATTGTTGGATATGCTATGGGAAGGGTAATGTCATTCTTAATCAATCGCTCAAAGCTTGGTTATGAAGGTCTTTATCCTGTACTGACATTATCGCTAGTTTTTCTGACCTTTGGATTGGCGGACTTGGTTGGCGGTAGTGGATTCTTGGCCGTCTATTTGGCTGCTATTGTTCTGGGACAACAAGACTTCTTGCATCACAAGAGTCTTCTGCGTTTTCACGATGGCCTGGCATGGATTATGCAAATAACCATGTTCCTGACGCTGGGCCTGCTTGTTTTTCCTTCGCGCCTCGTGCCAATCGTAGGTGTTGGCTTGCTAATTGCCGGGTGTTTGATGTTGATCGCTCGCCCCATCAGCGTTTTTGTCAGCCTTTTCTCAAGCGCGCTCGACCTGAGAGAAAAGATCTTCATTTCGTGGGTCGGTCTGCGTGGGGCAGCCCCCATTATCCTGGCAACCTTTCCATTGCTTGCCCAGGTTCAACAAGCGAATTTGATCTTCAATGTAGTCTTTTTTGTTGTGTTAACCTCCATCTTATTACAGGGAACTTCATTGCCGCGCATGGCCAGGTGGCTGCGAGTTGATGCACCAATCGTCCCGAAACGGGTTTATCCGATCGAGTATGTCCCTGTAGGTGGGTGGAAAAGTGAACTAAAAGAAATATCCGTGCCGGTTGACTCTGGCATGAGTGGCAAAGCCATTTTTCAGCTGGGACTGCCTGAAAACTTTCTTGTAGTTCTCATTGCCAGAGATAACGACTTTGTGTTGCCAAACGGGGGGACTTTTTTGCAAGATAATGACACGTTATTAGTCTTATCTGACAAAGGATCTTTTGATAGTGTTGTCGAAAAGTTCGAACTATGA
- a CDS encoding glycosyltransferase family 2 protein produces the protein MPTLSVLIPAHNEAENIDELVARTAQAFAALGVAGELVLVDDGSTDGTGDQAASLQAAYPWLRLIRHRRNRGLTAALRSGFRAAQGDYILFLPADLESDPAEDVPKLYHKLLEGYDVVSGWRQGRDDGKQLASGIYNVVSRRLFTVRVHDANWIKGFRREVIAALPPLRSDWHRFLLHIAADQGFRVGETPTNWYPRKAGRSHFGFSRIPISLLDVIVIRFLLTFSSRPMRFFGGLGLTSFAIAGFTTLFLTYLWFFQEQTQKRPVFWAALFLALAGLLFFLVGFLAELIVAQGDRLSEMEERLGEVDREMGRHVDKETNELGEQEVSRLGS, from the coding sequence ATGCCCACCCTCTCCGTCCTCATCCCGGCCCACAACGAAGCCGAGAACATCGACGAATTAGTCGCCCGTACGGCCCAGGCCTTTGCTGCCCTGGGGGTGGCGGGCGAATTGGTGTTGGTGGATGATGGCAGCACGGATGGGACGGGAGATCAGGCAGCGAGCCTGCAGGCCGCATATCCCTGGCTGCGTCTCATCCGCCACCGCCGTAACCGCGGCCTCACCGCCGCCCTGCGCTCTGGCTTCCGCGCCGCCCAGGGCGATTACATCCTCTTCCTCCCCGCCGACCTGGAATCGGACCCGGCCGAGGATGTGCCCAAGCTCTATCACAAGCTGCTGGAGGGCTACGACGTGGTTTCGGGCTGGCGGCAGGGCCGCGACGACGGCAAACAACTCGCCTCCGGCATCTACAACGTCGTCAGCCGGCGTCTGTTCACCGTGCGCGTCCACGATGCCAACTGGATCAAGGGCTTTCGCCGCGAGGTCATCGCCGCCTTGCCGCCCTTGCGCTCGGACTGGCACCGCTTCCTGCTCCACATCGCCGCCGATCAGGGTTTTCGGGTGGGTGAGACGCCGACGAACTGGTATCCGCGCAAGGCCGGGCGCTCGCATTTTGGCTTCAGCCGCATCCCTATCTCGCTGCTCGATGTCATCGTCATCCGCTTCTTGCTCACGTTCAGCTCGCGGCCCATGCGCTTCTTCGGCGGCCTCGGCCTGACCTCCTTCGCCATCGCCGGCTTCACCACCCTCTTCCTGACCTATCTCTGGTTCTTCCAAGAACAGACGCAGAAACGGCCGGTCTTCTGGGCCGCCCTCTTCCTGGCCCTGGCCGGGCTACTCTTCTTCCTGGTCGGCTTCCTGGCCGAACTCATCGTCGCCCAGGGCGACCGCCTGAGCGAGATGGAAGAACGGTTGGGAGAAGTGGATCGAGAGATGGGCCGGCATGTGGACAAGGAGACAAATGAATTGGGAGAGCAGGAGGTCAGCCGATTGGGAAGTTAG
- a CDS encoding glycosyltransferase encodes MSEMWNMRLGVLTHNYPRFDGDFSGYFIQQLCEELARQGDEVHVIAPFDAAYQPQALAGANPRLHLYRYAWSASAHKLGYMRTMEADVRMRLNTYALSPLLFARGIQTTFQVVRRQRLEVLHAHWALPNGFIAAVVSRRLGLPLVVSIPGSDALVAGQNPLFRRMVRFAFEQASLITANAEVLREVAVEELGANPAKFELIIYGVDPNRLRPDPSGVAALRQRLGIPTGAVVFLAVGRMVYKKGFDILLQALAGLGEAGRDCHTILVGEGDLWQEWQELAQTLGLANLHWVGNIPTDQMPAYYNACDALVMPNVRKPATGLGVTVLDAMACGKAIIASDTAGNTLVVEPGVNGLITPEGDAQALAAAMLELARDPARTQRMGQASRQLIETRFGWPHIAAHYRRRFREILP; translated from the coding sequence ATGAGTGAAATGTGGAATATGCGTCTCGGCGTCCTCACCCACAACTACCCGCGCTTCGACGGCGACTTCTCCGGCTATTTCATCCAGCAACTGTGCGAAGAACTGGCCCGGCAAGGCGACGAAGTGCATGTGATTGCGCCGTTCGACGCCGCCTATCAGCCGCAAGCCCTGGCCGGGGCCAATCCCAGGCTTCACCTCTATCGTTATGCCTGGTCAGCGAGTGCGCACAAGCTGGGCTACATGCGGACGATGGAAGCCGACGTGCGCATGCGGCTGAACACCTACGCCCTCAGCCCGCTGCTCTTCGCCCGCGGCATCCAGACCACTTTCCAGGTCGTCCGCCGACAACGACTCGAAGTGTTACACGCCCATTGGGCCTTGCCCAATGGTTTCATCGCCGCCGTCGTCAGCCGTCGCCTGGGCCTGCCGCTGGTGGTCAGCATCCCCGGCAGCGATGCCCTGGTGGCCGGGCAGAACCCCCTGTTCCGGCGGATGGTGCGCTTCGCTTTTGAACAGGCATCGTTGATCACGGCCAACGCCGAGGTGTTGCGCGAGGTGGCCGTGGAGGAACTGGGCGCCAACCCGGCCAAATTCGAATTGATCATCTATGGCGTCGATCCCAACCGGCTGCGGCCTGACCCCAGTGGTGTGGCTGCGCTCCGCCAACGCCTGGGCATCCCCACCGGCGCCGTCGTCTTCCTGGCGGTGGGGCGCATGGTTTACAAGAAGGGTTTCGACATCCTGTTGCAGGCCCTGGCCGGGCTGGGCGAGGCCGGTCGAGATTGCCACACCATCCTCGTCGGCGAGGGCGACCTCTGGCAGGAGTGGCAGGAACTAGCCCAAACGTTGGGGCTGGCCAACCTGCACTGGGTGGGCAACATCCCCACCGACCAAATGCCCGCCTACTACAACGCCTGCGACGCCCTGGTGATGCCCAATGTGCGCAAACCGGCCACCGGCTTGGGTGTGACGGTGTTGGATGCTATGGCCTGCGGCAAAGCGATCATCGCCAGTGATACGGCCGGGAACACCCTGGTGGTGGAGCCGGGCGTCAACGGCCTGATCACGCCCGAAGGCGATGCCCAGGCCCTGGCTGCGGCGATGCTGGAGCTTGCCCGCGACCCCGCTCGCACCCAACGCATGGGTCAGGCCAGTCGCCAACTGATCGAGACCCGCTTCGGCTGGCCGCACATCGCCGCTCACTATCGGCGACGATTCCGGGAAATTTTGCCCTGA